A section of the Leptotrichia sp. HSP-342 genome encodes:
- a CDS encoding efflux RND transporter periplasmic adaptor subunit — translation MEINTEFSEMAKTIESKRKESKNKNYFYKFMTIFAVILFATVSCGKKEAEPEYEVTTVDRGDISLSVSKNGQVVSDNAVSVFTTSSQRVNKVFFKKGDNVKKGDVVLTFYPVDKNETLRKIQMKTLEIQKYERNITDAQGSLRRKKESKSLEIQQKSRDLHNAEELYKVGGETRVNVDDARKALRNSRLDLDTVDSEQKASIEDARTSLKTAKLELATLQEDLALIKDEITSPVDGVITEMTADENYRVNTETTLFKVSDSTNMRVEVNLSDNEVKNIQVGQRVEITSDSLPDGEKIEGSVLQISGVAEKSSTLDESNTTVKIQINETKGLKPGATITATIFYKESKNVPRLPYSSVINENGKYYAFVVGKGNKVSKREIKVGMNDDTFYAVESGISVGERVITVADERLKDGQKIKIADPSKQKVAPNGVMFKEEKQSRKGGGPGGPPPR, via the coding sequence GTGGAAATAAATACAGAATTTTCTGAAATGGCTAAAACTATTGAATCAAAGAGGAAAGAGTCAAAAAATAAAAATTATTTTTATAAATTTATGACAATATTTGCTGTAATATTATTTGCTACAGTTTCATGTGGAAAAAAAGAAGCTGAGCCTGAATATGAAGTGACAACTGTTGATAGGGGAGATATTTCGCTATCAGTTTCAAAGAATGGACAAGTTGTGTCAGATAACGCGGTTTCAGTATTTACAACTTCAAGTCAAAGAGTAAACAAAGTATTCTTTAAAAAAGGAGATAATGTCAAAAAAGGTGATGTAGTGCTGACATTTTACCCAGTTGATAAAAATGAAACTTTGAGAAAAATACAAATGAAAACTTTGGAAATTCAAAAATATGAAAGAAATATAACTGATGCTCAAGGTTCACTTAGAAGAAAAAAAGAGTCGAAAAGTTTAGAAATTCAACAAAAATCAAGAGATTTGCATAACGCAGAAGAGTTATATAAAGTTGGTGGGGAAACAAGAGTTAATGTAGATGATGCAAGGAAGGCTCTAAGAAATTCAAGACTAGATTTGGATACAGTTGACAGTGAGCAGAAGGCGAGCATTGAAGATGCAAGAACATCATTAAAGACAGCAAAATTAGAATTGGCAACATTACAAGAAGATCTGGCACTTATAAAAGATGAAATAACAAGTCCAGTTGATGGTGTTATTACAGAAATGACTGCAGATGAAAATTACCGTGTAAATACTGAAACGACTTTATTTAAAGTATCGGATTCAACAAACATGAGGGTAGAGGTAAATCTTTCAGATAATGAGGTAAAAAATATTCAAGTTGGGCAAAGAGTTGAAATTACTTCGGACTCATTGCCAGATGGAGAAAAAATAGAAGGCTCTGTTTTGCAAATTTCTGGAGTAGCTGAAAAAAGCTCAACACTTGATGAAAGTAATACTACTGTAAAAATCCAAATAAATGAAACTAAAGGATTAAAGCCGGGAGCAACAATAACAGCGACTATTTTTTACAAAGAAAGTAAAAATGTACCAAGACTTCCATATAGTTCAGTTATAAATGAAAATGGTAAATATTATGCTTTTGTTGTAGGAAAAGGTAATAAAGTTTCAAAAAGAGAAATTAAAGTTGGAATGAATGATGATACATTTTATGCTGTGGAATCTGGTATATCAGTGGGAGAAAGAGTAATCACTGTTGCGGATGAGAGATTGAAAGATGGACAAAAAATAAAAATTGCCGATCCGTCAAAACAGAAAGTAGCTCCTAATGGTGTAATGTTTAAGGAAGAAAAGCAATCAAGAAAAGGCGGAGGACCTGGTGGACCACCACCAAGATAG
- a CDS encoding OmpA family protein, which produces MKRPTLVAVSSLVAMAVPTVSEKMTTSDMRKDIIRANVADIQQETVNEVPTLDTPNPQKTAVTTDNPDLITVALTQDGTGTKIVNNRIQATYYNTEKNHVSQSQQKTQAQSVQNVKPVEAVSTQTETTEETTATISEIQESPINNPEKVQISKSEIITLRSNDLNFHKNSTDLKKEAYPVLRDIKDYIEKNDFLVSIIGYTDKSGSSSYNKRLSLRRAEKVSSKLIEIGLSKDRVVDLIGRGENNPIKTNDTEEGRERNRRVEFRFVKKGQV; this is translated from the coding sequence ATGAAAAGGCCTACATTAGTTGCAGTTTCTTCATTGGTTGCAATGGCGGTACCTACGGTATCTGAAAAAATGACAACTTCCGATATGAGAAAGGATATAATTCGTGCGAATGTGGCAGATATACAGCAGGAAACGGTAAATGAGGTTCCTACACTTGATACACCAAATCCACAAAAAACGGCTGTAACAACAGATAATCCTGATTTAATTACGGTTGCTTTGACACAGGACGGAACAGGAACAAAGATAGTTAATAACAGAATTCAAGCAACATATTATAATACTGAAAAAAATCATGTTAGCCAATCGCAACAAAAAACACAGGCACAATCTGTTCAAAATGTTAAACCTGTAGAAGCAGTTTCAACACAAACTGAAACAACAGAAGAGACAACAGCAACTATTTCTGAAATTCAAGAAAGCCCAATAAATAATCCAGAAAAAGTACAAATATCAAAATCAGAGATTATAACTCTCAGATCAAACGATTTGAACTTTCATAAAAATAGTACAGATTTAAAGAAAGAAGCCTATCCTGTACTGAGAGACATAAAGGATTATATCGAGAAAAATGATTTTCTTGTGTCAATTATTGGATATACTGATAAAAGCGGTTCGTCTTCGTATAATAAAAGATTATCATTAAGAAGAGCAGAAAAGGTTAGTTCAAAATTGATAGAGATCGGGCTTTCGAAAGATAGAGTTGTGGATTTAATAGGACGCGGTGAAAACAATCCAATCAAGACAAATGATACGGAAGAGGGAAGAGAAAGAAATCGAAGAGTAGAATTTAGATTTGTAAAAAAAGGACAAGTGTAA
- a CDS encoding ABC transporter ATP-binding protein: MIKVSDIVKIYKNGSMELKVLKGLNLSVSEGEYVAFMGPSGSGKSTLMNILGCLDSLTSGTYILDNQDVSTIKGDALAEVRNKKIGFVFQTFNLLPKMTAVENVALPALYAGVKKAERLKRATEALESVGLGERIHHKPNEMSGGQRQRVAIARAIINNPKILLADEPTGNLDSKSGEEVLEIFKKLNDNGTTIVMVTHEEDVAEHCKRIIRLKDGVIEKDEIVQHRRGV, translated from the coding sequence ATGATAAAAGTGAGCGATATAGTAAAAATATATAAAAATGGAAGTATGGAATTAAAGGTTTTGAAAGGACTTAATCTTTCTGTAAGTGAAGGAGAATATGTGGCTTTTATGGGGCCTTCTGGAAGCGGAAAGTCTACTCTTATGAATATTTTAGGCTGCCTTGATAGCCTTACCTCTGGAACTTATATATTGGATAATCAAGATGTTTCAACTATAAAAGGAGATGCACTTGCTGAAGTGAGAAACAAAAAAATAGGGTTTGTATTTCAAACTTTTAACTTACTTCCAAAAATGACAGCAGTTGAAAATGTGGCTCTTCCAGCTTTGTATGCAGGAGTAAAGAAAGCCGAGAGGCTAAAGAGGGCAACTGAAGCATTGGAAAGTGTGGGGCTTGGTGAAAGAATTCATCATAAGCCAAATGAGATGTCAGGGGGACAAAGACAAAGAGTGGCAATAGCAAGGGCGATAATAAATAATCCTAAAATCCTTCTTGCAGATGAGCCAACAGGAAATTTAGATTCAAAATCTGGAGAAGAGGTTTTGGAAATTTTTAAAAAATTGAACGATAACGGAACAACGATAGTAATGGTTACGCATGAGGAAGATGTGGCAGAGCATTGTAAAAGAATTATCAGATTAAAAGACGGTGTAATAGAAAAGGATGAAATTGTTCAGCATCGGAGAGGAGTGTAG
- the ytvI gene encoding sporulation integral membrane protein YtvI gives MASYKNFDFKKLYFLVYIALILLVVFLAFKLGIFLFPFTIALFFSILTRPFTRFLQKRLKLSKKLSTIISIVTFLLIFFGIIGWGSLKLISEIYKLSQNLNSYSEITQKLWTDSMAKVYTYLGNFPSGFTKQVNDTINSFISSGSSKLGGFIKGLISFITSIPTVILYICITILATFFISLDRDEIVSFLEQQLPKSWLDKVFNIKTDMFTVLGSYIKAQIILMTICFFELLVCLNLLSFLGLNVPYPLLMSIIICIIDALPILGAGTVLIPWAVISFALSDITLGIALIIIYLFVLSVRQMLEPKLVSQNLGVHPLITLISMYSGFKIFGVMGFLIGPVVMIILKNVFSRELEVGFFRDIFGDPSDNSKLNLEKKNKENIKKRRT, from the coding sequence ATGGCAAGTTACAAAAATTTTGACTTTAAAAAATTATATTTTCTCGTTTATATTGCTTTAATTCTGCTAGTTGTATTTTTAGCATTTAAACTTGGGATATTTTTGTTTCCATTTACGATAGCATTGTTTTTTTCAATATTGACACGACCGTTTACACGATTTTTACAAAAAAGGTTAAAGCTTTCAAAAAAGCTGTCTACGATAATTTCTATTGTAACATTTTTATTAATATTTTTTGGAATTATTGGCTGGGGATCATTAAAATTGATAAGTGAAATTTATAAATTATCGCAAAATCTTAATAGTTATAGCGAGATTACACAAAAATTATGGACTGACAGCATGGCAAAAGTTTATACTTATCTTGGAAATTTCCCGTCAGGATTCACAAAGCAGGTAAATGATACAATAAACAGTTTTATTTCCTCAGGCTCTTCAAAACTTGGAGGATTTATAAAAGGGCTGATAAGTTTTATTACATCCATTCCGACTGTAATTCTATATATCTGTATAACGATTCTTGCAACTTTCTTTATAAGTCTTGACAGAGATGAAATTGTATCTTTCCTAGAGCAGCAGCTTCCAAAGTCTTGGTTAGATAAGGTTTTCAATATAAAAACTGATATGTTTACAGTTCTTGGCTCTTATATTAAGGCACAGATTATTTTAATGACAATATGTTTTTTTGAACTTCTAGTCTGTTTAAATTTACTATCATTTTTAGGGCTAAATGTACCATATCCCCTATTAATGTCAATCATAATCTGTATAATCGATGCACTCCCAATATTAGGAGCAGGAACAGTCTTAATTCCATGGGCGGTAATTTCTTTTGCACTATCTGACATAACATTAGGTATTGCCCTAATAATAATTTACCTATTTGTCCTTTCTGTAAGACAAATGCTAGAACCAAAGCTGGTAAGCCAAAATTTAGGAGTCCATCCATTAATTACACTAATCTCAATGTACTCAGGATTCAAAATTTTTGGTGTAATGGGATTCCTGATTGGGCCTGTTGTAATGATTATTTTGAAAAATGTATTTTCAAGAGAACTGGAAGTCGGATTTTTCAGAGATATTTTTGGTGATCCCTCTGACAATAGTAAACTTAATTTAGAAAAAAAGAATAAAGAAAATATTAAAAAAAGAAGGACATAG
- a CDS encoding amino acid ABC transporter ATP-binding protein, with product MIKIKDLKKKYGELEVLKGISTEIKEGEVISIIGPSGSGKSTFLRCINRLEEPTSGEIKINNKNILERKADINKIREEVGMVFQHFNLYPHKTVLENITLGPIRLKKMPKAEAEKLAIELLEKVGLADKKDVYPNKLSGGQKQRVAIARALAMNPKVILFDEPTSALDPEMIGEVLEVMKELANAGMTMIVVTHEMGFARNVANRVFFMDGGYILEDAKPQDLFDNPKTERAREFLEKVLNH from the coding sequence ATGATTAAGATAAAAGATTTGAAGAAAAAATATGGCGAATTGGAAGTTTTAAAAGGAATTAGTACAGAAATAAAAGAAGGAGAAGTAATTTCGATTATAGGACCTTCTGGAAGTGGAAAATCAACATTCTTACGTTGTATAAATAGGCTTGAAGAACCTACATCAGGAGAGATTAAAATAAATAATAAAAATATTTTGGAACGTAAGGCGGATATAAATAAAATTCGTGAGGAAGTCGGAATGGTGTTCCAGCACTTTAATTTGTATCCACATAAAACTGTACTGGAAAACATTACTTTGGGACCAATTAGATTAAAAAAAATGCCAAAAGCTGAGGCAGAAAAACTGGCAATAGAATTACTGGAAAAAGTGGGACTTGCTGATAAGAAGGATGTTTATCCAAACAAGCTGTCTGGTGGGCAGAAACAAAGGGTTGCAATTGCAAGGGCATTAGCAATGAATCCTAAAGTAATTCTGTTTGATGAGCCAACATCCGCACTTGATCCTGAAATGATAGGGGAAGTTCTGGAAGTTATGAAGGAGCTTGCAAATGCGGGAATGACAATGATTGTGGTAACACACGAAATGGGATTTGCAAGAAATGTAGCTAATAGAGTATTTTTTATGGATGGAGGATATATTCTGGAAGATGCAAAACCGCAGGATTTATTTGACAATCCAAAAACAGAAAGAGCAAGAGAGTTTTTAGAAAAAGTGTTAAATCACTAA
- the trpA gene encoding tryptophan synthase subunit alpha yields the protein MSEKNLDKKIIDIFREKEKVNIGYIVAGYPSVDFTKQFLQNLDNTALDMLEIGIPYSDPLADGKLISHASFLASEAGVTTDTVFDLLTEVKNDISKPLIFLIYYNLIFAYGIDEFIKKCCEANIKGIIIPDLPYEEAFEMSEKLRENNIALIPLVSVTSGNRMRKIISQGDGFIYAIGSLGVTGSKQVDLPRLESFINEIREVSDLPVSLGFGIKTNDNVNTMRKYADGVIVGTSIVEFTQKNDVDYVIQKINELFK from the coding sequence ATGAGTGAAAAAAATTTAGATAAAAAAATTATTGATATTTTTAGGGAAAAAGAAAAAGTAAACATTGGTTATATTGTCGCAGGCTATCCAAGTGTTGATTTTACAAAACAATTTTTACAAAATTTGGATAATACAGCTCTTGATATGCTTGAAATCGGAATTCCCTACTCCGACCCTCTAGCCGATGGAAAATTAATTTCACACGCTTCATTTCTTGCTTCTGAAGCTGGAGTTACTACCGATACAGTCTTTGACTTATTAACAGAAGTAAAAAATGATATTTCAAAACCTTTAATTTTTTTAATTTACTACAACTTAATATTTGCTTATGGAATTGATGAATTTATCAAAAAATGCTGCGAAGCTAACATTAAAGGTATAATCATTCCAGACTTGCCTTATGAGGAAGCCTTTGAAATGTCGGAAAAACTAAGAGAAAACAATATCGCTCTTATCCCTCTTGTAAGCGTTACTTCTGGAAATAGAATGAGAAAAATCATCTCTCAAGGTGACGGCTTCATTTATGCAATCGGTTCTCTTGGAGTTACAGGTTCAAAACAAGTTGATTTACCACGCTTAGAATCTTTTATTAATGAAATTAGAGAAGTTTCAGACTTGCCAGTTTCATTAGGTTTTGGGATAAAAACTAATGACAATGTGAATACCATGAGAAAATATGCGGATGGGGTGATTGTGGGAACGAGTATTGTTGAGTTTACCCAGAAAAATGATGTGGATTATGTGATTCAGAAAATTAATGAACTGTTTAAATAG
- a CDS encoding ABC transporter permease, whose protein sequence is MDFMELLKLSVSNLFSYKVRSFLTMLGIIIGISSVIMMSSLGAGVKENITGDLNKLGVSNFQISIDTSPGQTYKSHDLLTKKDIEKIKSIDGIEAVTPTSNTFARISMSDGSDKMFSGTGVTEDYFKMSNYTVIKGRKFLPSEYRKDGKYIMIDNTTADQMYPGENPIGKKIVLNFRKNSQIVTIVGVFKNPYASLGGGDGMPATGLLPNNYLNYLEGNEQDKFTALQAKARDANEMNRLMEVVKDLLKTRGSESNIYNVNSTSQGLDEFNNILNMLSLFISGVAAISLFVGGIGVMNIMLVSVTERIREVGLRKAIGAKTIHILIQFLIEAVILTFFGGIIGVVIGYSLALLVGMFIQTSPILSPVIVFVCIFVSTMIGLVFGVYPAKKAAALEPMEALRTD, encoded by the coding sequence ATGGATTTTATGGAATTGCTAAAATTGTCAGTATCAAATTTATTTAGCTATAAGGTACGTTCCTTCTTGACAATGCTTGGAATAATAATAGGGATATCTTCAGTTATAATGATGTCTTCATTAGGAGCAGGAGTCAAGGAAAATATTACTGGAGATTTGAATAAGCTAGGAGTATCAAATTTTCAAATATCAATTGACACTTCTCCAGGACAGACTTATAAATCGCATGATTTACTTACAAAAAAAGATATTGAAAAAATAAAGAGTATAGACGGTATTGAAGCAGTTACTCCAACTTCGAACACATTTGCCAGAATATCAATGAGCGATGGTTCAGATAAAATGTTTTCGGGAACGGGAGTGACAGAAGATTATTTTAAAATGTCAAATTATACGGTAATAAAGGGAAGAAAATTTTTGCCAAGTGAATATAGAAAAGATGGGAAATATATAATGATTGACAACACAACGGCAGATCAGATGTATCCAGGGGAAAATCCGATAGGAAAGAAAATAGTCTTAAACTTTAGAAAAAACAGCCAAATTGTAACGATTGTCGGAGTATTTAAAAATCCGTATGCCAGCTTAGGCGGTGGTGATGGAATGCCTGCTACAGGACTTTTACCTAATAATTACCTAAATTATTTGGAAGGGAACGAGCAAGACAAGTTTACTGCATTACAGGCAAAAGCAAGAGATGCCAATGAAATGAACAGATTAATGGAAGTGGTAAAAGATTTATTAAAAACAAGAGGAAGTGAGTCTAATATTTACAATGTAAATTCAACAAGTCAAGGTTTAGATGAATTTAATAACATTCTTAACATGCTTTCACTTTTCATAAGTGGAGTTGCTGCAATTTCGTTATTTGTTGGTGGAATCGGAGTTATGAATATAATGCTTGTAAGTGTTACTGAGAGAATAAGGGAAGTTGGATTAAGAAAGGCTATTGGAGCAAAAACAATACACATTCTTATACAATTTTTGATAGAAGCTGTCATTTTGACATTCTTTGGTGGTATAATTGGAGTTGTAATTGGATATTCATTAGCACTTTTAGTTGGCATGTTTATACAGACATCACCAATATTAAGTCCAGTTATAGTGTTTGTGTGTATATTTGTTTCGACAATGATAGGATTAGTTTTTGGTGTTTATCCAGCGAAAAAAGCTGCCGCATTGGAGCCAATGGAAGCACTGCGAACAGATTAG
- a CDS encoding TolC family protein, whose amino-acid sequence MVGIFLNFKNSKIQILSALFTFSAMSFAVNVDDLISQYEKNSYTTKINEKNMRKFDIKEKSLKNGEWNEVSVTSDNNYTLHGAANGLTMQNNVKYGMLYYRNEYNFRSSELTENKIGISKTLNDYFGYSDVNYNKKTNQISRNIQKISNETTKNSEIRDLIDLYKNYKNKQKEMEQEALALEDTKKDYAIQAKKYELGTASQYDYELAKTEYENSQLKYENLGRELQILGERFTVYNVTLPEKEKLDDLKKIELKKDDFYALRLSEAETIELNSQLNSEQLRKENIDYKYPKLSGDIGYSLKDRSVVVGLSVSKTFKRYNDTIEDLKNEADKLRLQYEQKKNELVSNAGQQMITYTTYQTNELTAQNTMNIKKKEYEIYAKKYELGVDTYSNYVEKRNNYKKAVIDYETAKNELAAFTKKIKYYK is encoded by the coding sequence ATGGTTGGGATATTTTTGAATTTTAAAAATAGTAAGATACAGATTTTATCAGCATTATTTACATTTAGTGCGATGAGTTTTGCAGTTAATGTGGATGATTTGATCTCTCAGTATGAAAAAAATTCTTATACGACAAAAATTAATGAAAAAAATATGAGAAAGTTTGATATAAAAGAGAAATCTTTGAAAAATGGGGAATGGAATGAAGTCAGTGTAACTTCAGATAATAATTATACATTACACGGAGCAGCAAATGGACTAACTATGCAAAATAATGTAAAGTATGGAATGCTTTATTACAGAAATGAATATAATTTTAGAAGTAGTGAGCTTACAGAAAATAAAATTGGTATTTCTAAAACTTTAAACGATTATTTTGGATATAGTGATGTAAATTATAATAAAAAAACTAATCAAATTTCACGAAATATACAGAAAATTAGCAATGAAACTACTAAAAATTCTGAAATACGTGATTTGATTGATTTATATAAAAATTATAAGAATAAACAGAAGGAAATGGAACAGGAAGCGCTTGCGTTAGAAGATACTAAAAAAGATTATGCTATTCAGGCTAAAAAATATGAGCTGGGGACAGCATCACAGTATGATTATGAATTAGCAAAAACAGAATATGAAAATTCTCAGCTTAAATATGAAAATCTTGGGCGGGAACTCCAAATTTTAGGAGAACGATTTACAGTTTACAATGTAACTTTACCTGAAAAAGAGAAGCTTGATGACCTGAAAAAAATTGAACTGAAAAAGGATGATTTTTATGCTCTTAGACTCTCAGAAGCTGAAACAATAGAATTGAATTCGCAGCTTAACAGTGAACAGTTAAGAAAGGAAAATATTGACTACAAGTATCCTAAATTATCAGGAGATATTGGATATTCTTTAAAGGATCGTTCTGTTGTTGTTGGGTTATCTGTGTCAAAAACTTTCAAAAGATATAATGATACTATTGAAGATTTGAAAAATGAAGCAGATAAATTAAGACTGCAGTATGAACAGAAAAAAAATGAGCTAGTGTCAAATGCTGGACAGCAGATGATAACTTACACAACTTACCAGACAAATGAGTTAACAGCACAAAATACAATGAATATTAAGAAAAAAGAATATGAAATTTATGCTAAGAAGTATGAGCTGGGAGTTGACACGTATTCCAACTATGTAGAAAAACGTAACAACTACAAGAAAGCTGTAATAGATTACGAAACAGCCAAAAATGAACTTGCAGCATTTACTAAAAAAATAAAATATTATAAATAG
- the nspC gene encoding carboxynorspermidine decarboxylase: MSKNKYLDMDITNLPTPAFIVDERLLKRNLETLKSVIDRTGCKILLAQKGFSMFYFYPLISEYLNGTTASSLFEARLGYEEMELKNPNKKLETHIFNPSYREDEFDEIMEITNHIVFNSFNQWKKFKSRVKEFEEKNGKKISCGLRLNPEFSEVETEIYNPAGRFSRFGVTLENFKENELEGLDGFHFHALCEQNSDALENVLRIFEEKFGKYLYNMKWLNFGGGHHITREDYDIEKLVKCINYIKEKYDVEVYLEPGEAVALNTGFLVSEVLDITKNEMDILLMDTSASCHMPDVIEMPYRPFIFGSGMPNDKKYTYRLGGPTCLAGDVIGDYSFDEPVKVGDKLIFTDMAHYSMVKTNTFNGINLPVIAVYTEKGGVEVIRKFGYEDFRNRLS, encoded by the coding sequence ATGTCAAAAAATAAGTATCTTGATATGGATATAACAAATTTGCCAACACCAGCCTTTATAGTTGATGAAAGGCTGCTAAAAAGAAATCTTGAAACATTAAAAAGTGTAATTGATAGAACAGGATGTAAAATATTGCTTGCACAAAAGGGATTTTCAATGTTTTATTTTTATCCGTTAATTAGCGAATACTTAAATGGAACTACTGCAAGCTCACTATTTGAAGCAAGACTTGGGTATGAGGAAATGGAACTGAAAAATCCCAACAAAAAATTGGAAACTCATATTTTTAATCCGTCTTACAGGGAAGATGAGTTTGATGAAATAATGGAAATAACAAATCATATTGTTTTTAATTCTTTCAATCAATGGAAAAAATTTAAAAGTAGAGTAAAGGAATTTGAAGAAAAAAATGGTAAAAAAATTAGCTGTGGACTTCGATTAAATCCAGAATTTTCAGAAGTTGAAACTGAGATTTATAATCCAGCAGGAAGATTTTCAAGATTTGGAGTAACACTTGAAAATTTTAAGGAAAATGAGCTTGAAGGTTTGGATGGATTTCATTTTCACGCACTTTGTGAACAAAATTCTGATGCCCTTGAAAATGTATTAAGAATTTTTGAAGAGAAATTTGGAAAATATTTGTATAATATGAAATGGCTTAATTTTGGTGGGGGACATCATATTACAAGAGAAGATTATGATATTGAAAAACTTGTAAAATGTATAAATTACATAAAAGAAAAATATGATGTAGAAGTGTATCTGGAGCCAGGAGAAGCTGTTGCTTTGAATACAGGCTTTTTAGTTTCAGAAGTTTTAGATATTACAAAAAATGAGATGGATATTTTATTAATGGATACTTCAGCTTCATGTCATATGCCCGATGTAATCGAAATGCCATACCGTCCATTTATTTTCGGTTCAGGAATGCCAAATGATAAGAAATACACTTATAGATTGGGAGGGCCTACTTGCCTTGCTGGAGATGTAATTGGAGATTATTCCTTTGATGAACCTGTAAAAGTAGGAGATAAACTTATTTTTACTGATATGGCACATTACAGCATGGTAAAGACGAATACTTTCAACGGGATAAATTTACCTGTGATTGCAGTTTATACAGAAAAAGGTGGAGTTGAGGTTATTAGAAAGTTCGGATATGAGGACTTTAGGAATAGATTGTCATAA
- a CDS encoding basic amino acid ABC transporter substrate-binding protein has translation MKKIFLMITLVIFGIISCGKKDNGEKKLRVGLNAVFAPFEYVENGQVTGFDVDLINEIGKNLGYKIEIIDQSFDGLIPALKAGKIDIIVSGMSSTEERKKSVDFTDDYFVSKETYIRKKGNTAVTPTTLSGKKIGVQLGTIQEIEAKEIKGATVVPNESTVNTILDLKAGKIDVIILEKAVAQEYMKKNPEMEIFDEKPAKIGTAMALDKGKNQELIKQINDELKKMKENGKYNELIKKYGLENNQK, from the coding sequence ATGAAAAAAATATTTTTGATGATAACATTAGTAATTTTTGGAATTATATCGTGTGGAAAAAAAGATAATGGGGAGAAAAAATTAAGAGTAGGACTGAATGCAGTTTTTGCTCCGTTCGAATATGTTGAAAATGGACAAGTTACTGGATTTGATGTTGATCTTATAAATGAAATTGGAAAAAATCTTGGATATAAAATTGAAATTATTGACCAGTCATTTGATGGATTGATTCCAGCATTAAAAGCAGGAAAAATTGATATTATTGTATCTGGTATGAGTTCAACTGAAGAAAGAAAAAAATCAGTAGATTTTACAGATGATTACTTTGTTTCAAAAGAAACTTACATAAGAAAAAAAGGTAACACTGCAGTTACACCAACTACATTAAGTGGTAAGAAGATTGGGGTTCAGCTTGGAACAATTCAAGAAATAGAAGCAAAAGAGATTAAAGGAGCAACTGTTGTACCAAATGAAAGTACAGTAAATACTATTTTAGATTTAAAAGCAGGAAAAATTGACGTAATTATTCTTGAAAAAGCAGTAGCTCAAGAATACATGAAGAAAAATCCTGAAATGGAAATTTTTGATGAAAAACCAGCTAAAATTGGAACGGCAATGGCTCTTGACAAAGGAAAAAACCAAGAGTTGATAAAACAAATAAATGATGAATTGAAAAAAATGAAAGAAAATGGGAAATATAATGAATTAATTAAAAAATATGGTCTTGAAAACAATCAAAAATAA